One genomic region from Terasakiella sp. SH-1 encodes:
- a CDS encoding class III extradiol ring-cleavage dioxygenase, with product MMPSLFISHGSPTVMIEPDSAGHQFLKTLGKTLPTPKAILVISAHWETQKPTITINSLQKTIHDFYGFPQTLFELDYPAPSAPELAQKVAKLVDGDLEESRGLDHGAWSPLLLMYPKAHIPVIQLSIQPHLSAQYHYDLGRKLAPLRKEGVLILASGAVTHNLRELDFFVANKPDPWAQEFEDWFVAAIERNDHEAILSAHQAAPHFQRSHPKDEHWQPIYVALGAAQQKATLLHRGFEHKNLSMASVRFD from the coding sequence TTTCCCACGGGTCCCCCACTGTCATGATTGAACCTGACAGCGCAGGACATCAGTTTCTAAAAACACTGGGCAAGACACTTCCCACCCCAAAAGCCATTTTGGTTATCAGCGCCCATTGGGAAACACAAAAACCCACCATCACTATCAACAGCCTGCAAAAAACCATTCATGATTTTTATGGTTTCCCCCAAACCCTATTTGAACTGGACTACCCCGCACCCAGCGCACCGGAACTTGCCCAAAAGGTTGCCAAGCTGGTGGATGGTGATCTTGAAGAAAGCCGAGGCTTAGATCATGGGGCATGGTCCCCGCTGTTGCTGATGTATCCAAAAGCCCACATTCCGGTTATTCAACTGAGCATTCAACCTCACCTGTCTGCACAGTATCATTATGATCTTGGTAGGAAGCTTGCCCCCTTGCGCAAAGAGGGTGTCCTCATCCTCGCCTCAGGTGCAGTCACCCATAACTTGAGGGAGCTGGATTTTTTCGTTGCCAATAAACCAGACCCTTGGGCACAAGAATTTGAAGACTGGTTTGTCGCTGCCATTGAACGCAATGATCATGAAGCGATTCTTAGCGCACATCAAGCTGCACCGCATTTTCAACGCAGTCACCCAAAAGATGAACATTGGCAACCGATTTACGTGGCACTGGGGGCAGCACAACAAAAAGCCACCCTGCTCCATCGCGGGTTTGAACATAAGAACTTGTCCATGGCCTCAGTACGTTTCGACTGA
- a CDS encoding PACE efflux transporter, protein MRTFKDRLRHTLMFEGIALFLVAIIGSWITGKSIETIGALGLMFSALAMVWNFVFNWMFDHWEQRYRAGQERSVKLRISHAVLFEAFFLTFGVFLVVWWLEISFVEALILDIGMSAFFLIYTFGFNWAYDLIFPIPSVETY, encoded by the coding sequence ATGCGCACATTTAAGGACAGGCTTCGTCACACATTGATGTTTGAAGGGATTGCCTTATTTCTGGTGGCGATTATTGGCAGTTGGATTACAGGGAAATCCATTGAAACCATCGGGGCGCTGGGGTTGATGTTCAGTGCTTTGGCGATGGTTTGGAACTTTGTGTTCAATTGGATGTTTGACCATTGGGAACAGAGATATCGCGCAGGTCAGGAACGCAGTGTGAAACTGCGCATTTCTCACGCGGTTTTGTTTGAAGCTTTCTTCCTGACCTTTGGTGTGTTTTTGGTTGTCTGGTGGCTGGAAATCTCTTTTGTGGAAGCCCTTATTTTAGATATCGGCATGTCAGCCTTTTTCTTGATTTATACCTTTGGCTTTAACTGGGCTTATGATTTGATCTTTCCTATTCCCTCAGTCGAAACGTACTGA